Genomic DNA from Fusarium keratoplasticum isolate Fu6.1 chromosome 2, whole genome shotgun sequence:
AAAGAGGGGTTAATAGCTGCTTTGGCTCGGCAGGTAGGGTGCATAACTGTGCTACGGCGAGGACAGGTTGAGCCGCGCCTAAGACGAGGCTGGGCTGCCCTGCCTAAAAGCAATGATGCTACACGCCGACACTACCCTTCTAGAACACCATAGTCTAGATACTTGGCCTCATTGGAAACCATATAGATTCGAATCGAAGTCTTCTTAGATAACCTTGTCAAGTATATCTGCTATTTTGTCACAACTAGATAGGATTTCGAGGAGACTTCGAAACCTCAGGAACTACTCTTCCAACAGATCACGTACGATCTCCTCTAGATTTCCTTCCCTCCATATGGTGTAGTGGCTATCTTCTGGAAACTCCTTGTACACGGATCCCTCCAACCTATTAGCCATGTATTTCCCCATCACCGGCGTCGTACTCTTATCTCTTCCGCCATACCAAAGCTTGATGGAGGGAAACACCACATCCTCCAGCTTGAACCCCCAAGGTCGCCAGTGAAGTTCCATGCCTTTGGCGTGTGCCCAAGCCCCTTGAATCCACGCCTGACGGAGAGAGCTGACAGACATTTTCAACACACTTTCCTGCATCATGAACTCAAGATCTTTTCCCGTGAAACTTGCTTCAAACTCGCCGCGGAGCCGGGTTGTTAGCGCAGTCATGTCCTCTTGCTGTGCAAGCGGTACGTATTCTGACTCGTAGTAttccttgaactcgtctGGATAATCTCGCCATGCCTCCAGAGCTTTTCGTTGGGTTTCAACCATGGTGTCAAACCCACATTCTAAAGGCCCAATGCCCGCGCAGATGCCAACACCCTTCAACTTTGACGACCCAAGATCTTTTGCGCATGCCAACGTGAAACCTGTCCCTCCGCTTGTGCCAATGATGTAATAGCGGGGAAGATCCAGGTGCTTGGCGAGAGCGTCGATGTCGGCAGGATAGTCGAGAACCTGTTGAGAATCGTATCGTGTTGAGAGGCCTACTCCTGGGCGGTCCGGGCCGATCCATCGGATATTGAGATCCTGGGCGATACGGGATTCAAGTGGCCCGGTGATGGTGACTCCAGAGTCGGGATGCCCGTGAATGTACATGATTGGCGTTCCGGTGGCAGGGCCGGATGTGTGGTAGCCGAGTTTGCGCCCtgaggagaggatgagggtCTCACCGGCAGCCGTAGATGAGGCTCCAGTGCTAAGACTTCTCAATGAGCTTGGGAAGCGTTGGTGAATCATGGGCAGATGTGGTTTCCGGATCACCCGGGACAGGCTTTGAGTAAGGTTACGCATCGTGATAGCGGGCCTGTAGACCGGACAAGGCAATCAGCAAAAGTTAGTGGAGTTAGAATCGAGCTTGTAAGACGGTAGTTGTGGTCATGGGTTGTTTATGAATGAAGAAATCTTTGCAGGGAGGCTGTGCAATACCCCACAGCCATCCCGGGACAGGACCAGGATCGACGTCAGCTTACTCGATCGTCAATGCTTTAATGCCTTGAATATTTGGTAATTTGGCTCTGGCATGCCTGAGAAGAACTCCTCAGCCTCTATAGGTTTGGAATGTGGGCGTAATCTAATCGGGAGGATGAAACTTTTATCGTGGATTGGAGTTGTGTACCTAGATATACCTAGGCTAGTACTACTTGAAGAGGGATAGAGTTTCTGTCTTAAGCATGTGCTTTCATTAAGTCTATAAGTTGATCATCTAATGGGGTATTCATCTATCGTTCTTCCTCTCAACTATTAAGACAAAACTCTGAAAAGGGGTAAGCGCGAAGGGGCATGTCGAGATCCTGACCCTACACATGTTTCCGTATCTCCGTTGCAATGTTGTACATGCTCTTGGGCCACCaatcctccttcttttcttgaAATTGACCAAGCCAATCTTGATTGCCCATGCAAGACATGACTCGGCCCAGCTCCCAAGCTCCGATGCCGCCAATCCACCAGACTCCATCGAGCAGCATCACAAGAACGAGCCAGTGGGCAAAGATGTCTATAGCGAGCTGAGACACGCTATTGATTTCTTGCATCCCAAGACTAGGATCAAGGCAAGGTTCGATCTGACCGTTGGGGACTAGATCAAGACTTGTCtggacgaggctgagatATTCTGCCGGAACTCGGTTCAAGAACCACATGATGGTTCTTCTCCATGGCTTGGAAGGAGAGGAATAAGTCACACGGCTGAGATACTTCCTCAACCACGGAGAAACTCCAGAGACTTGGCCGAACGGAGGAGAGTCTGGGAGGGAATAGGGCGAGGTTTCCGAGTTGGGGTGAAACACCTCGTTCATGATGTCGCTGAGAACATCCAGAGACATCAAACAAGCATGGATGTCATTACTCCATGATTCGGTCTGTTGTGGAAGGATACCATCCCCGTTGAGCATCTCTTCCCAAGATGCCATGTCGGCAATGGGCTCGATCATGTGCGCTCTGGCACGTAGCTTTTCGAGCGCGTTTCCTGATGTAGCTGCTATTatggggagaagaaggtctcTTGTTTGCCTGCTGGGTCCGTCCTCGGCCAAGGCGGTCTCGGTGGCGAAAGATTGGTGGGTGAAACTAGGTGTTGGAAGATTCTCAGCCCAGTTTGTCGAAGATTCGGCGCCTTGTTTCGAGCTAGGCAGTCCAGTATATGCTGAATGGGCTGCTCGGATAAGGGACATCCACTGCCATTCAGTAGAGCCGGAGTCAGAGCATGACTCGTCATCTTGGGCGGAAAACTGGGCAAGTCGTATCCGGACGCAGCGGCTGGCGGAGGCATAGAGAACCATCAATGGTGCATTCGCAACTATGTGATCGTAATGGTCCGCGTAGGGAATATCGGCCTGTGTCTGACGTAGTGACTCCCTGTGGTGCTCATCCGCAAGAGTCAAGAGCTTTTGAAGTTGATCTTGGTCGGGCTGTCGAGTGCCAGACTGCACAATCATGTCGTTACACTTGCATACAGCTGCGAGTGCGAGTATTGAGCTCATTACAGGCTTGCTGCGGAAGGCGAGGTTGGGGAAGCCAACTTGTAGCGCGTACAAGTCCTGGCTGTCAAAAGCAAGAGATCGAGCCGTGTGTGAGAGGTAGTGGCTCAGCAGTTCGAGCTCTGTCGCGTCGAGAGTACTTGTTTGTTGCGCGTTGGCTTGTAGCAATTCCACGTCCACATTGATgcttggaggagctggagacaAACTCGGAGAAACGCTTGATGTCGAGCCCAAGGTGACAGTCGAGTGCGCGTAGTTAGGGCTAGGAATGGTCAGGCTCTGAAGCTGGCTCCAGGCACTGCCAGCAGGCGACGGAGAGGAGTCCAAATTCCGCACCACCTTGGCAGGTCGGGCATATTCACAAGGGAGGTTTCGGTCCACGCATCGCGAGCACTGCGGTCTGCGCTCATCGCACTACTCCAATCAGCTCAATGCTCGAGATGCTGCAGAGAGCAATGGTTACCTTTTTTCTGCCCTGTTTACATCTCACGCAGCCATGTCGTGACTTTGTGTGGCTTCGTCGAGACCTGACGCTAGAGGCGGAGCCCCTTTCTGAGGCCGTGTGCGGCGAGAGTTGATCGGACTTCGACATTGTATAGAGTACCTGGTGAGCTGCACCTGCTTCAACAGCGAGTACACGATAAACGAGATGTAATTCGGCCTTTATATCACCTTGACATTTGTCACAGCAAATGttctggtgatgatgaccagGGGTTGCTCAGACGACTCCGCCTCGACCTAAGCTCCGCCCCCCGAACAGAATTTGGAATTCACTGTGGGTCTGTGATGTGACCACTCACGTCGCCGGCTCAGCCACAAGGATTACGGATTGTGGTTCATTAGCGCTGGAGAGCATAAGATGAGATAACGTCATCATCGTGAGGCGGGCCGCACAAATAAGCTTATTTGAAAGCTGGAATTCCAAATAATTAAGAGGCAGGAGAGAAGCCGGGTATTCGGCTGTCGGTGTGAGTCAGGAGGCTTCAGGAACCTTTGTTTGGGTTGTTTGGTTGGCTGACACTTTCATCAACGTTACCACTCAGAGTTGGCCAATGAGGTGCGCCCTTTGGATGGGTAGACATCACTCTCTGTGTAACGTCGGAGGTAATTGTTCTTATCCCCATCTTGAGACTTGAGCATTCCAACATTCTCTGCTATTTTCGTTGATTAGTTCCCGTTCTCTTTTGCAATTGCCGcttcttgttggcgttggtATTGTGTCTTTGCCACTGGCACCGCACACCGAATATTGAGATAACTTGACTAACATAATAATAATGAACTTCACATATGGGACTACCGGGGGGTTTGAGAGCGAACAATTTTCGAGGTCAAGATTCCTATTTGGTCAAAACTAAAAGCTCTACACTGCTCAAGTGACTCCTTGCTCGAGCTATCTCTCCTACCCTACTTCAATGCCTCGACGCAGAATGGGTTCGCAGTAAAGGTTCCCTTGGGATCAAATGCCCCCCTAATCTTCTGAACCTTCTTGTACGTGACCGGATCGTAATAAAACTGCCAGACATTCTTCATGTTCCAGTCCCCGTACGACCCCCAGAGAACACGTCTATCTTGCTCGCTGAAGTGCGTCTTCGCACCCTCGTCATTTACCGCCTGCCACTCTTCCGCTGCTTCTTTCGTACCCTGATAGAAGACATCCCACGTGCCTGAATAGGTGGCATCCCTGAAGCAGTAGGCCGTGCCATTGCCCGCATTCCTCTGGAACATTGAGTACTTGCCGCCATATACCTGCAGCTGAGATGAGACCCAGAGGCCgttgttcttgttcttgatcacCTCGTTGATGCGGCCAGAGAACCAATCCGCCCAGCCGGTCTTGGAGAGCGTGACCGACTTGGTGCTGTTGGTGCGCTTGACGTAGGGGTAGGGAAACTCGCGGGGGCTTCCGAAGAGCCACATGGATGCGATGACAGACATAGGCGTGCCTTCGGGGGCCTCCTTGCCAAACTTGAACTCGTGAGGGACCTTGTTGATCTGGTTGAAGAGTTCAGGCGAGTACGGCTCTCCTCCGACATTGACCCACTGGGCGTAGACGACAATCAGTGCGTACTTGAACTTCAGCACATCAGCAATGTTGTCCTTGCCGTTGTGAATATCGTCTGGCagcctcttcttgagctcgtcctcgGATCCCGGGAACAGATCCAGCAGATTGGCTTGTCTGCTGACAATGTTGACAGTGAAGTCGTAGCCCCGGGGGAAGTTAGGGTCCTCTCCCTTCTTGACCAGAATGTCAAGGAGGGCCTTGAGCGTATCTTGACGATAGGTGAAGGCCATCCATAGACCCTTGGAGCCCCGATAGTTCTTGTCATCTTGGACCTCGATCTTGAAGTGCGTCAGGACACCTAGGTTGCCGGGGCTGCCACCGAGAAGGCCATAGAACAGGTCGGGATGACTGTCCTTGGTCACCTTGACCACGTCACCATTGTAGTCGACAATGTCAAGTTCACGGACGTAGTCCCCAAGAAGACCAAAGGATCGTGCAAGCATTCCATAGCCCCCGGTCTGGACGTGTCCACCAAGGCAGACTGTGGAGCACTGTCCAGTCGGCATGAAGACGCCATTATCTTTAAGAAAGTCGAAGATCTCGGCGAGTGACCAGCTGACACTCGATCTGAGGTAGACCTTGTCGTTGGCCGTGTCTCGGAGCAAGTTGAGGTCGATGTTGGGGCGTCGGAAGGTAGGCTTCAGGTCCAACTGGATACCTTTGGGGTTGGTAGAGGATGCGCCACTGTACTGATGCCCACCAGTTCTGATGGCGATAGGCTGACCCTTCGcggcagcagccttgacgacaTACTGGATGTCTTCGATGCTTGCAGGCTGAAGGATCTCTCCAGGGTTCATGTCGCGCGACTGGCCGTAGGTAGAGGTGGCGTACAGGTCATTGGCTCGATTGTAGGCAGCTGTGCCTGGAGCAAACTGGTTGCCTTGAAAAGTTGGATCCATTTTGATGATGTTCAAGAGTAGCCAAAGTGTTTGCAAGTATTGAAGTGCTGAAGAAGTTGTAGAGCCAAGGTAGTCGGCCTGAGCTTAATTCTTTATACTTGTCTAGAGACATTGATTGGGGGAAACAGTTAGACACGTGGGAGCTCGCGTCGCCTCACCGACCGTCCAATACTTGCCGATAATCATGGGCAGTCAGTTCGTGGCGCACACGGCACAGTCACATTCCAGAATTTTCAGCTCTCAGCCAAGTGCCGTTTACTGAGACATGGGTACCAATATTTCCCCGCTTCCTGTCAGTCTAGGTTCACCGGGACGGGCCGTGACAAGCGTAGCCTGGAGGTTAGTAGTCGGTGCTGTCTCGGTGTGGAGGCGGACTTCGTCGCCGGTTCAGGTAGTAGTAGCAGCAGCTCAGCTCTCTGCTTTGAGCCTGATCACTGGGTATTGAGTCGGCAGACGAGAACTTCTCTTATGTATAGCCAGCCACAGAAGTATAGCTACCCGGTTTTAGTATCAATTGTCTCGGGTCAAGGCACGGCTGATCGGCTTTTCTGAAGATGTAACGCTTTCAACTGAGACATGTGGCGTTGGTCTCGATGCGTATAGACCCATGAGGGCTTTTCTTAGGTAATGTGAGCATGGGTATTGAAACGGCAGATGAGGAATTCTGCTAtgttcagccagccacaaaAGTATAGCTATCTGGCTTTAGTATAGATCGTCTGGGGTCTGAGTCAAAAAGCCTCCATGAGGCCAGGAGGCAGGGGTTTCCAAGCAACCCAACGGAAACAACACAGTTGCTACAGAGGTATGGTCAATCAGCTCCACTGAAGATGTAACGCTCTCAGCTGAGATATGTGGCGTTGGTCTAGATGTTTATAGACCTATCATGTGCTTCTCTGATTTGAGCATGGCTTGTGGGCATGCAGACGGTAGGTGAAGAATTCTATGTATTCAGCCGGCCACAGAAGTATACCTATACGATTCCAGCGGCGGTTCTCTAGGGTCAAGGTGGTATGGTATGTGACTGATTTGAAGATGTGAAGCTTCTACCTTAGATATGTGACACCGGTCTAGATGCTCACAGACGCATGATGTGCCAATTGATCAAGGTCTGATTATGAATATAAGACCATTCATTGGACCTCGTGTTGtatattttaatatcttCAATAAAACTGTTAAAGTATACTAGACCAGTCTGTCGTTCACTTCGCAAATCAAGCATCATGACTCCCAATAGCCAGCCGTCTCATGCTGGGATTCACCTTCCGAGAGGTTTTCACTTTGATGAGGTCAACTTTGATCCTGTccgtcctcctccaaagGACGAGCCTTCGCCTCCCCTAGGAATTCTGGCCAGCTTTACCGGGTCATTCACAGGGCCTGGCTTCAACACCATTTTCCGACCAAACAGTGTCGCGCCAACAACCACCACTTTCACCAACCCCGTGATTCCTGCTCCCCCTGCACCTCCTAATGTTTCTGTGCTCGAGTTAAATCTGACACAAGAGGAGCTCACCTTCTCTGCACCTCTCGGCAAAGTTCCCAATCGTGGCCTCGAAAAGCAAAATGACATCTGCCTCAACGGTGTCTCGTACCTCCAGACCGTCAATGATGTGACCAACACGATCACAGGCAGGGGTGATGGTCCTCCAACAGGAATCCACACCGAGACTGGCTTCTGGCTGAACGTGCCCCAAACCGATACCAATCCAAAGCTGGGAAACACGCTGGTCCGTCTAGGCTCGATCCCGCACGGGACCACCATCAATGCCCAGGGTCCTGCTCCGACTGTGGTACAGTCTGCGCCAGACATCGGCCCACGATCCATCACTCCCTTCGCCATCGGGAATCCGGGAGATCTCAAGCCCAAGGCTAGTCAGCAGGCCTCGGATGTGAACACAGCACGCCTGCCGCAGGACCTCACCCCCTTTATAGTCCAGGGCACAATCACGCAGGGCATTCTCACCAACCCAGCGCAGAtcctcaacgacatcaaCAGTCAACTCAACATCATAGAGACGAGCACTTTTGCAGTCACGACAATGTCCACGTCGGCCGAGCCCGGGGGTGGAACGGCCAACATTGCCTTCCTGGTCGGACAAAACGCTGCCTTGGGTCCCAACGCAGATGCTGTGCAGATGGACTCTACCTTCTGGGTCGAGACTGTGCAGGCTGAGCTTACCATTGAAAGCTACAAGCCGGGGAAGCCCCTATTGGTGCAGCCAAACTTCAAGCCGGTCGAGGGCAAGGCTGCTCCCCCTTTGCCGACTTTTTCA
This window encodes:
- a CDS encoding AB hydrolase-1 domain-containing protein — translated: MRNLTQSLSRVIRKPHLPMIHQRFPSSLRSLSTGASSTAAGETLILSSGRKLGYHTSGPATGTPIMYIHGHPDSGVTITGPLESRIAQDLNIRWIGPDRPGVGLSTRYDSQQVLDYPADIDALAKHLDLPRYYIIGTSGGTGFTLACAKDLGSSKLKGVGICAGIGPLECGFDTMVETQRKALEAWRDYPDEFKEYYESEYVPLAQQEDMTALTTRLRGEFEASFTGKDLEFMMQESVLKMSVSSLRQAWIQGAWAHAKGMELHWRPWGFKLEDVVFPSIKLWYGGRDKSTTPVMGKYMANRLEGSVYKEFPEDSHYTIWREGNLEEIVRDLLEE
- a CDS encoding Zn(2)-C6 fungal-type domain-containing protein, translating into MSKSDQLSPHTASERGSASSVRSRRSHTKSRHGCVRCKQGRKKCDERRPQCSRCVDRNLPCEYARPAKVVRNLDSSPSPAGSAWSQLQSLTIPSPNYAHSTVTLGSTSSVSPSLSPAPPSINVDVELLQANAQQTSTLDATELELLSHYLSHTARSLAFDSQDLYALQVGFPNLAFRSKPVMSSILALAAVCKCNDMIVQSGTRQPDQDQLQKLLTLADEHHRESLRQTQADIPYADHYDHIVANAPLMVLYASASRCVRIRLAQFSAQDDESCSDSGSTEWQWMSLIRAAHSAYTGLPSSKQGAESSTNWAENLPTPSFTHQSFATETALAEDGPSRQTRDLLLPIIAATSGNALEKLRARAHMIEPIADMASWEEMLNGDGILPQQTESWSNDIHACLMSLDVLSDIMNEVFHPNSETSPYSLPDSPPFGQVSGVSPWLRKYLSRVTYSSPSKPWRRTIMWFLNRVPAEYLSLVQTSLDLVPNGQIEPCLDPSLGMQEINSVSQLAIDIFAHWLVLVMLLDGVWWIGGIGAWELGRVMSCMGNQDWLGQFQEKKEDWWPKSMYNIATEIRKHV
- a CDS encoding FAD-binding PCMH-type domain-containing protein, with protein sequence MDPTFQGNQFAPGTAAYNRANDLYATSTYGQSRDMNPGEILQPASIEDIQYVVKAAAAKGQPIAIRTGGHQYSGASSTNPKGIQLDLKPTFRRPNIDLNLLRDTANDKVYLRSSVSWSLAEIFDFLKDNGVFMPTGQCSTVCLGGHVQTGGYGMLARSFGLLGDYVRELDIVDYNGDVVKVTKDSHPDLFYGLLGGSPGNLGVLTHFKIEVQDDKNYRGSKGLWMAFTYRQDTLKALLDILVKKGEDPNFPRGYDFTVNIVSRQANLLDLFPGSEDELKKRLPDDIHNGKDNIADVLKFKYALIVVYAQWVNVGGEPYSPELFNQINKVPHEFKFGKEAPEGTPMSVIASMWLFGSPREFPYPYVKRTNSTKSVTLSKTGWADWFSGRINEVIKNKNNGLWVSSQLQVYGGKYSMFQRNAGNGTAYCFRDATYSGTWDVFYQGTKEAAEEWQAVNDEGAKTHFSEQDRRVLWGSYGDWNMKNVWQFYYDPVTYKKVQKIRGAFDPKGTFTANPFCVEALK